A single genomic interval of Desulfobaccales bacterium harbors:
- a CDS encoding MFS transporter yields the protein MPLSLATRALIILASLNLLDYLDRYLVASLGSLIKADLHLSDKAFGFLGTAFFLVYFLTSPLFGYLGDRFGRLRLMAGGAVLWSLATSLTFWVPSYAFLVGARGLVGVGEASFGTLAPAYLADILPLGRRARALGLFYLALPVGTALAYLIGGLIGSHWGWRPAFLLAGLPGLLMAGLIYRLSEVRSESRATIAPPVALAPLATYWQLFKVPTLRRVTLGYGMVTFALGGLAFWMPHYLEVSKGLTLSQANLLLFGSVTLAGGLGTLTGGFLGDRLLTYTLGAPLWVSGLGIVLALPLAALAIFAHHPAFYIPGLAGAIFFLFLNPGVLTAVVVSVAGPWRRAQAVALNIVVIHLVGDVPSPFLIGLASDLGSLTWGVSLTLVALAAGAVLIFTALPHLAADLAAAGETHLQDKAQGTV from the coding sequence ATGCCCCTGTCCCTCGCCACCCGCGCCCTCATCATCCTGGCCTCCCTCAATCTCCTGGACTATCTGGACCGGTATTTGGTGGCTTCTTTAGGCAGCCTGATAAAGGCCGACCTCCACTTGAGCGACAAGGCCTTCGGGTTCTTAGGCACCGCCTTTTTCCTGGTATATTTTCTCACCTCGCCCTTATTCGGCTATCTGGGAGACCGCTTCGGCCGCCTGCGCCTCATGGCTGGCGGCGCGGTACTCTGGAGCCTGGCCACCAGCCTCACTTTTTGGGTGCCCTCTTATGCCTTCCTGGTGGGGGCTCGGGGCCTGGTGGGGGTGGGCGAAGCCTCCTTCGGCACCCTGGCGCCGGCCTATCTGGCCGATATCCTGCCGTTGGGGCGCCGAGCCCGGGCCCTAGGCCTATTCTACCTGGCGCTGCCGGTGGGCACCGCCCTGGCCTACCTCATCGGCGGGCTGATCGGCAGCCACTGGGGCTGGCGGCCGGCCTTCCTCCTGGCGGGATTGCCAGGCTTGCTCATGGCCGGGCTGATTTACCGCCTCAGCGAGGTCCGGTCCGAATCTCGGGCAACGATTGCGCCCCCGGTTGCCCTTGCGCCTCTAGCCACGTATTGGCAACTATTTAAGGTGCCCACCTTGCGCCGCGTCACCCTGGGCTACGGCATGGTGACTTTTGCCCTGGGAGGCCTGGCGTTCTGGATGCCCCACTACCTGGAAGTATCGAAAGGCCTCACCCTGTCGCAGGCCAACCTGCTTTTGTTCGGCTCCGTGACCCTGGCCGGTGGGCTGGGCACCCTGACGGGCGGGTTCCTGGGAGATCGCCTGCTCACCTATACCCTCGGGGCGCCTTTGTGGGTCAGTGGCCTGGGAATCGTGCTGGCCTTGCCCCTGGCGGCCCTGGCCATTTTTGCCCATCACCCCGCCTTCTATATCCCAGGCCTGGCAGGGGCCATATTCTTCCTCTTCCTCAACCCCGGGGTGCTCACCGCGGTGGTGGTGAGCGTGGCGGGGCCATGGCGCCGGGCCCAGGCCGTGGCCTTGAACATCGTGGTTATTCATCTGGTTGGGGATGTACCCTCCCCTTTTCTCATCGGCCTGGCCTCTGATTTGGGCAGCCTCACCTGGGGCGTCTCCCTTACTTTGGTAGCCCTGGCCGCAGGGGCTGTACTCATCTTTACGGCGCTTCCCCACCTGGCCGCCGACCTGGCTGCGGCCGGGGAGACTCACCTTCAGGATAAGGCCCAGGGGACCGTATAA
- the aroA gene encoding 3-phosphoshikimate 1-carboxyvinyltransferase — protein MLPFREVKPHGPIEATLTLPGSKSYTHRALMAAALATGDSVLVNALKAEDTELTAQALAQLGAGIDWQGTTIQVTGRGGRWRRVAEPIYLGNSGTSMRFLTALVALGVGEYRLTGTERLCQRPLGELLDALGQVGVQAKSENGDGCPPVRVTGGLTGGHARLSGSISSQYLSALLFIGPLAPSGLEIEITGDLVSKPYVDLTLEVLSDFGISYYRQGHQFFQLPGGQCYLPQNYVIEADASSASYFWAAAALTRGRVTITNLSLESSQGDAAFPHVLERLGCTLSESPQGLTLQGGPLQGIAVDMATMPDLVPTLAVLAAFARGETVITGVAHLRHKESDRLAAVATELTKLGIEAKETADGLSIRGGEPRGDVIETYNDHRIAMSFAVAGLKAPGMVITDPDCVAKSFPDFWKFFERLYA, from the coding sequence ATGCTTCCATTTAGAGAAGTCAAACCCCACGGCCCGATAGAGGCCACCCTCACCCTCCCCGGCTCCAAGAGCTACACCCACCGGGCCTTGATGGCCGCGGCCCTGGCCACCGGGGACAGCGTGCTGGTTAATGCTCTCAAGGCGGAAGACACCGAACTCACCGCACAGGCCCTGGCCCAGTTGGGCGCAGGAATTGACTGGCAAGGAACGACCATTCAAGTGACCGGACGGGGCGGCCGCTGGCGGCGGGTAGCCGAGCCCATCTATCTGGGCAACTCCGGCACCTCCATGCGCTTCCTCACGGCCCTGGTCGCCTTAGGAGTTGGAGAGTATCGCCTCACCGGCACCGAACGCCTTTGCCAGCGTCCCCTGGGGGAGCTGCTGGACGCGCTGGGTCAGGTGGGAGTGCAGGCCAAATCAGAAAACGGCGACGGCTGCCCTCCGGTGCGCGTCACCGGCGGCCTCACCGGCGGCCATGCGCGACTCTCGGGCTCCATCAGCAGCCAGTATCTCTCGGCCCTGCTGTTCATCGGCCCCCTGGCGCCCTCCGGCCTCGAAATTGAAATCACCGGCGACCTGGTCTCCAAGCCTTATGTGGACCTGACCCTGGAAGTCCTGAGCGACTTCGGCATCTCCTATTACCGGCAGGGCCATCAATTTTTTCAACTCCCTGGTGGCCAGTGCTATCTCCCCCAGAACTATGTGATTGAGGCCGACGCTTCCAGCGCCTCCTATTTCTGGGCCGCGGCGGCCCTCACCCGAGGGCGCGTCACCATCACCAATCTGAGCCTGGAGTCCAGCCAGGGCGACGCGGCCTTTCCCCACGTGCTGGAGCGCCTCGGCTGCACCCTAAGCGAATCTCCCCAGGGACTCACCCTCCAAGGCGGCCCCTTGCAGGGCATAGCCGTTGACATGGCGACCATGCCGGATCTGGTCCCCACCCTGGCAGTGCTGGCGGCCTTCGCCCGGGGCGAAACGGTCATCACCGGGGTAGCCCACCTGCGCCACAAGGAGTCGGACCGCCTGGCGGCAGTGGCGACGGAACTGACCAAGCTGGGTATCGAGGCTAAAGAGACCGCGGACGGCCTGAGCATCCGAGGCGGCGAACCCCGGGGCGACGTCATTGAAACCTATAACGACCATCGCATCGCCATGAGCTTTGCGGTGGCCGGCCTCAAGGCCCCGGGCATGGTGATCACCGACCCGGACTGCGTGGCCAAGTCCTTCCCGGACTTCTGGAAATTTTTTGAACGCCTTTACGCCTAA
- a CDS encoding shikimate dehydrogenase: MADSIKINGYTKIFGILGRPVTHSLSPAMHNAAFGHLGINAVYVAFPVTDLPQAVAGLRGLAIGGVSVTIPFKEEVIPLIDALDPQAAQIGAVNTVVNRDGRLTGYNTDWLGAVTALQARTNLAGQHVLILGAGGASRAIAFGIIRAGGRVTLTDVDQARASALVKDLGAEAIPPDAVDRCPATILVNATPVGMTPDIDGIPINPELLSGFQVVMDIVYQPLTTRLLKEALARSCATIDGLQMLIHQATAQFELWTGQVAPLEVMARAAHAALGANG, encoded by the coding sequence ATGGCTGATAGCATAAAAATCAACGGCTATACAAAAATCTTCGGCATCCTGGGCCGCCCCGTGACTCATTCGCTCAGCCCGGCCATGCACAACGCCGCGTTTGGGCACCTGGGGATCAATGCGGTCTATGTGGCCTTCCCGGTGACCGACCTGCCCCAAGCCGTGGCGGGCCTGCGAGGCCTGGCTATCGGCGGGGTGAGCGTCACCATCCCCTTCAAGGAAGAAGTCATCCCCCTGATCGATGCCTTGGACCCCCAGGCCGCCCAAATCGGCGCGGTGAACACCGTGGTCAACCGGGACGGCCGCCTCACCGGGTATAATACCGACTGGCTGGGGGCGGTGACGGCGCTCCAAGCCCGAACCAATCTTGCCGGCCAACACGTCCTCATCCTGGGGGCCGGAGGGGCCTCCCGGGCCATCGCCTTCGGCATTATCCGGGCAGGCGGACGGGTCACCCTGACGGACGTGGACCAGGCTCGCGCTAGCGCGTTAGTCAAAGACTTAGGCGCTGAGGCGATTCCTCCAGACGCCGTCGACCGCTGCCCCGCCACCATTCTGGTAAACGCCACCCCTGTAGGCATGACCCCGGATATTGACGGCATTCCAATCAATCCAGAGCTTTTGTCGGGCTTCCAGGTAGTCATGGATATAGTCTATCAACCCCTTACGACACGTCTTTTAAAAGAAGCCCTGGCCCGGAGCTGCGCTACCATCGACGGCCTCCAGATGCTCATCCATCAGGCTACGGCCCAGTTTGAATTATGGACCGGGCAGGTGGCGCCTTTGGAGGTCATGGCACGGGCGGCTCATGCAGCCTTGGGAGCGAACGGTTAG
- the aroD gene encoding type I 3-dehydroquinate dehydratase: MMAGERKTKNEKRKTPLRICVPVVEATVNRARGKYQRAARKGLWTEVRLDYLEEVNPNLQKLFRTLPGPVIATNRLATEGGRWQGDEANRLKLLTDALALGVTCLDVELATDASFRRELAARRNKTKLILSWHDFTGTPDSARLEAVLAEMIASDTDIIKLVTLARQPEDNVRLLSLIPKAQAQGKEIIAFCMGPLGKWSRLAAILMGSFLAFAPFSKSGASAPGQLTVNDLKKVWRTLK; encoded by the coding sequence ATGATGGCAGGAGAACGAAAAACGAAAAACGAAAAACGAAAAACGCCCTTACGCATCTGCGTGCCGGTGGTGGAGGCCACGGTCAACCGCGCCCGGGGCAAATATCAGCGGGCTGCGCGTAAGGGCTTGTGGACCGAGGTGCGCTTGGACTACCTGGAAGAGGTCAACCCGAACTTACAAAAACTCTTCCGAACCTTACCGGGACCGGTGATCGCCACCAACCGCCTAGCCACCGAAGGTGGCCGCTGGCAGGGCGACGAGGCGAACCGCCTTAAGCTCCTTACAGATGCCCTGGCGTTGGGGGTGACCTGCCTGGATGTGGAACTGGCCACAGACGCTAGCTTTCGCCGGGAGCTGGCGGCCAGGCGGAATAAAACCAAACTCATCCTGTCCTGGCACGATTTTACCGGCACCCCGGACTCTGCCCGGCTGGAGGCCGTGCTGGCGGAGATGATCGCCTCCGATACGGACATCATCAAACTGGTCACCCTGGCACGGCAGCCGGAGGACAACGTCCGCCTGCTGTCGCTCATCCCCAAAGCCCAAGCGCAGGGCAAAGAAATCATCGCCTTTTGCATGGGCCCCTTGGGAAAATGGTCCCGGCTGGCAGCTATCCTCATGGGGAGCTTTCTCGCCTTCGCGCCTTTTAGCAAATCAGGGGCCTCGGCCCCGGGCCAGCTTACAGTAAATGACCTGAAAAAGGTGTGGAGAACGCTGAAATAG